The following proteins come from a genomic window of Sphingobium cloacae:
- the istB gene encoding IS21-like element helper ATPase IstB — MRHDPASGAIVVMLRSLKMHGMAQAVTDLMEQGSPAFEAAIPILSQLLKAETAEREVRSVAYQLKIARFPVYRDLAGFDFTSSEVNEALVRQLHRCDFIDIADNIVLVGGPGTGKSHVATALGIQAIEHHRKRVRFFSTVELVNALEQEKAQGKAGQIANRLLHSDLVILDELGYLPFSASGGALLFHLLSKLYERTSVIITTNLSFSEWATVFGDAKMTTALLDRLTHHCHILETGNDSFRFKNSSAKQARTQRRKPRVDPPVTPET; from the coding sequence ATGCGTCATGACCCTGCCAGCGGCGCCATCGTCGTCATGCTCCGCAGCCTCAAGATGCATGGCATGGCGCAGGCCGTCACCGATCTCATGGAACAGGGATCTCCAGCGTTCGAAGCCGCCATCCCGATCCTCTCCCAGTTGCTCAAAGCCGAGACAGCAGAACGGGAGGTTCGGTCTGTGGCCTATCAGCTCAAGATCGCGCGCTTCCCTGTCTATCGCGATCTGGCCGGCTTCGACTTTACCAGTAGCGAGGTCAATGAAGCTCTGGTGCGTCAGTTGCATCGCTGCGACTTCATCGACATCGCCGACAATATCGTGCTGGTCGGCGGTCCTGGCACCGGCAAGAGCCATGTGGCAACGGCGCTGGGCATCCAGGCCATCGAACATCATCGAAAGCGCGTCCGCTTCTTCTCGACGGTCGAACTGGTCAATGCGCTCGAGCAGGAAAAAGCACAGGGCAAGGCCGGTCAGATCGCCAATCGCCTCCTGCACTCCGATCTCGTTATCCTGGATGAGCTTGGATATCTGCCGTTCAGTGCTTCAGGTGGCGCGCTGCTCTTCCACCTGCTGAGCAAACTCTACGAGCGCACCAGCGTCATCATCACCACAAACCTGAGCTTCAGCGAATGGGCCACCGTGTTCGGCGACGCCAAAATGACCACGGCGCTCCTCGATCGGCTTACCCATCACTGCCACATCCTGGAGACCGGCAACGATAGCTTCCGCTTCAAAAACAGCTCTGCCAAGCAGGCCAGAACCCAAAGGAGAAAACCACGGGTTGACCCACCCGTGACACCCGAAACATAA
- a CDS encoding energy transducer TonB family protein, protein MNEKREQEVEVVDPGPPVPETTAPKSIAAPAASRASNDAQPNWEGQILAHLERFRRYPARARAARQEGTAFLRFTMNREGQVLSATIFKKSGSFDLDRAALDTLQRAQPLPPIPAGRPDVVELTIPVEFYLRR, encoded by the coding sequence GTGAACGAAAAGCGAGAGCAAGAGGTTGAGGTGGTCGATCCTGGTCCCCCTGTGCCGGAAACGACCGCGCCCAAGAGTATCGCTGCACCTGCGGCAAGCCGTGCATCGAATGACGCGCAGCCCAATTGGGAAGGGCAGATCCTGGCGCATCTTGAGCGCTTCCGCCGCTATCCGGCGCGGGCGCGCGCGGCGCGCCAGGAGGGAACTGCTTTTCTCCGCTTCACGATGAACCGCGAAGGACAGGTGCTGTCCGCCACGATCTTCAAGAAATCCGGCTCATTCGATCTCGATCGTGCAGCGCTCGATACGCTTCAGCGCGCCCAGCCTCTTCCTCCCATTCCCGCAGGAAGGCCCGATGTAGTCGAACTGACTATTCCTGTGGAATTTTATCTGAGGCGGTGA
- a CDS encoding LuxR family transcriptional regulator produces MYVGPRLRDALSRLNRASSIGALRDGLADAARQTGFPYVALVQHGGLPRLAEGALVVTNYPENFVRSYIDNHYFVIDPVYEVSQQLDRPFGWEEIAGFVELTEHQLALFKEARRYGITHGVTVPLDIPSDSRASCTFAGPESIEITPSLMATLQIVAGFAFKAGLYLHHAMHGRNDARLTRREAECTALIALGKTDWEIGQILGIAQTTVRYFITRAKQRYGVFRRSELVARAIVDAQVIPDSQDKVPESAGDKPERE; encoded by the coding sequence ATGTATGTTGGTCCGCGTCTGCGCGATGCGCTCTCCCGTCTCAACAGGGCGTCCTCGATTGGAGCGCTGCGCGACGGACTGGCCGATGCCGCCCGGCAGACAGGCTTTCCCTATGTCGCGCTGGTCCAGCATGGCGGCCTCCCACGGCTGGCCGAGGGCGCGCTGGTGGTCACCAACTATCCGGAGAACTTCGTCCGATCCTATATCGACAATCACTACTTCGTCATCGACCCGGTCTATGAGGTGAGCCAGCAGCTCGATCGGCCGTTCGGCTGGGAGGAGATCGCAGGCTTCGTTGAGCTTACCGAGCACCAACTGGCCCTGTTCAAGGAAGCGCGCCGATACGGCATTACCCATGGCGTCACGGTGCCGCTGGACATTCCGAGCGACTCCCGCGCGTCCTGCACCTTCGCCGGCCCGGAATCGATCGAGATCACGCCGTCGTTGATGGCCACGCTCCAGATCGTCGCGGGCTTCGCGTTCAAGGCGGGGCTCTATCTACATCACGCCATGCACGGCCGCAATGATGCCAGGCTCACCCGCCGCGAGGCCGAGTGCACGGCGCTCATCGCGCTCGGCAAGACTGACTGGGAGATCGGCCAGATCCTTGGTATCGCCCAGACCACCGTACGATATTTCATAACGAGAGCGAAGCAACGTTACGGCGTCTTCAGGCGCTCGGAACTGGTCGCGCGCGCAATCGTCGACGCTCAGGTCATCCCTGATAGCCAGGACAAGGTCCCCGAGAGCGCCGGCGACAAGCCGGAACGTGAATAG
- a CDS encoding type II toxin-antitoxin system TacA family antitoxin, with amino-acid sequence MSLRIRPEQKALLVRAAALKHTDLTTFVTRSALREAENVIEESERTKLSERDSLLVLDLLENPPPANAKLRAAIAAMPKLA; translated from the coding sequence ATGAGCCTGCGGATTCGGCCGGAGCAAAAGGCTTTGCTTGTCCGGGCGGCTGCGCTCAAGCATACCGATCTCACGACCTTTGTCACACGTTCGGCGCTGCGCGAGGCCGAGAACGTGATCGAAGAGTCGGAGCGGACGAAACTGAGCGAGAGAGACAGCCTGCTCGTTCTTGATCTGCTCGAGAACCCGCCGCCGGCGAATGCGAAACTGCGCGCTGCCATCGCCGCGATGCCGAAGTTGGCATGA
- a CDS encoding acetyltransferase: MTLPSWHEEAISKAHDRASFDCGDNDLNVYLQRYARQSHEAGGAKTFLAIDDTDNKTVLGFYSIAPGSMDHADTPELARRGLARHEVPGFRLARLATDVRAQGKGLGGQLLGAIGRRCIRVAAEVGGVMLIIDAKNERAADWYASYGAIPLHDKPLTLILPFATLERELRAAGQL, encoded by the coding sequence ATGACGCTTCCTTCATGGCACGAGGAAGCGATTTCGAAAGCGCATGACCGGGCTTCATTCGACTGCGGCGACAATGATCTGAACGTCTACTTGCAGCGTTATGCGCGGCAAAGCCACGAGGCAGGCGGCGCGAAGACGTTCCTCGCCATCGACGACACCGACAACAAGACGGTTCTCGGCTTTTACAGCATTGCTCCGGGCAGCATGGATCACGCGGACACGCCAGAACTGGCGAGGCGAGGACTCGCCAGGCATGAGGTGCCGGGCTTCCGGCTCGCGCGGCTTGCGACGGATGTGCGTGCGCAGGGGAAAGGACTCGGGGGTCAGCTCCTGGGCGCGATCGGGCGCAGATGCATTCGCGTCGCGGCCGAGGTCGGCGGGGTTATGCTGATCATCGACGCCAAAAACGAGCGCGCCGCCGACTGGTATGCCAGCTACGGCGCTATTCCGCTCCATGATAAACCGCTGACGCTCATATTGCCCTTTGCGACACTCGAACGTGAATTGAGAGCGGCAGGCCAGCTCTAG
- a CDS encoding conjugal transfer protein TraG N-terminal domain-containing protein, producing MIRILRALSVLIALFVATPALAIDTSFHTYDGFAETVDAFRLVSMIFGDPRYETLVLIVAVVGIGLGVLLAGIRGQGMGLVGFGFQMLIGVGLFVGMVATTGTVHVYDRVRNAYQPVGDVPNLIVLVAGVTNMMERALAEVIDDNTTDPHAKLEFGAGGHTFDLFLNAASPRGPMTDTFLDSTIKDYVRQCYPVARVSPAYGVDDDMLFRTATDLPAAFAGMAGPATFSTVFTSTDKGGTTVSCTETWEHISTRLSEPALFDNYVAQVCTRTGYDITNATQLQRCRSNIGELGQMMMDTPQSLQQFLTNVMLGSTVGDVLFEDSPATAARVMANRAVVSSGLATMSTANEWMPTIRATVFGIMLFMMPIALLFILTPINLRVASFALGLFVFVALWGVIDAGIYQLTLGRATDVLAEMRANNVAANAWMLAPSSAMKALAIFGSFRTAAAGLAGAFVFTVFRFSGNVFTSFTSGALGVQGQGTAAAAPLATSEGYAGALEAQATAAGTMARRGAASNFGDFGERSTFGANRAFGAASRVLGEHGGGANGTAAFGMGGLDSARELGGLSPALTGRSLTDPATVRAVRDNAATTAIHNFAEKDALRALGTGYFGQGQAGEGAFAAFTQRMVQWKAFGDTRAYDMMLSGAQRHFERNGYDQKDAVLKASTVIAQASADPTFAKLIANTFDQEQMLRNDLTAAQVQVGAMEGRRDFAGDNVTRIERGNVATEQAHRTGSNEGQRNAASMLGLGVQETSRRIAFINALSGEARSTAISQLSRATGRNEAQVMRALETYNAAVQVGTADGATAEAAREGTSVYGRTREAAGYDFAERSGKLDAQREVGHDGTRSAARIGEQRRQADNAGFAEGAAAAGMSVRQAAHLDSFIRTLSQGAGNQVDMAEGGAEGIADRARNERLTRIVDNERLTRMQQLLGEHGVQMSKRQIAMSQNGDLSLNLTPETAAQMWRGGLINESQLGAIANGGRARFSFADNDVLVSSSVGFQQSARNDTSTRFEAGKQAGPDTIEHFLSSGEQGQAMMQNWLRGGFEMDRHGNWRLNPQVADTLTRDVQAIIAQTGWQRGLSRSAQDQVTIGTTIGGHLGGSVDTQESEAIGGRGQPTGKGQQPNQASTTQKGRSTSGRVGGSLGFESRDVGLSNETAQSSLDIVNYDVREAIAASERAAARSSDPAATFSRELSDRILGPDGMRNRYLQDADSGRATFDITGPLTSIEQNSVLKSGRFSTDIDGSAGDGDSSFKKR from the coding sequence ATGATCCGCATTCTCCGCGCCCTGTCCGTCCTGATCGCGCTTTTCGTGGCCACACCCGCGCTGGCGATCGATACCAGCTTCCATACTTATGACGGCTTTGCCGAGACTGTGGACGCCTTCCGCCTGGTCTCGATGATCTTCGGCGATCCGCGCTACGAGACACTGGTACTGATCGTCGCGGTGGTCGGCATCGGCCTCGGTGTCCTGCTCGCCGGCATCCGCGGTCAGGGCATGGGGCTGGTCGGGTTCGGTTTTCAGATGCTGATCGGCGTCGGGCTGTTCGTCGGCATGGTGGCGACCACGGGCACGGTCCATGTCTATGACCGCGTCCGCAACGCCTATCAGCCGGTCGGCGACGTGCCGAACCTGATCGTGCTGGTCGCGGGCGTGACCAATATGATGGAGCGCGCGCTGGCCGAGGTCATCGACGACAATACGACCGATCCGCACGCCAAGCTCGAGTTCGGCGCGGGCGGCCACACGTTCGATCTGTTTCTCAATGCCGCGTCCCCGCGCGGTCCGATGACCGACACCTTCCTAGATAGCACGATCAAGGACTATGTCCGGCAATGCTATCCGGTCGCGCGCGTCTCGCCCGCCTATGGCGTTGACGATGATATGCTGTTCCGCACCGCCACCGATCTGCCCGCCGCCTTCGCGGGTATGGCGGGTCCCGCGACATTCAGCACGGTGTTCACGTCCACCGACAAGGGCGGCACGACGGTCAGCTGCACCGAAACCTGGGAGCATATCTCGACGCGCCTCTCCGAGCCCGCGCTGTTCGACAATTACGTCGCGCAGGTCTGCACACGCACCGGCTACGATATCACCAACGCGACCCAGCTACAGCGTTGCCGATCCAACATCGGCGAACTCGGCCAGATGATGATGGACACACCCCAGTCGCTCCAGCAGTTCCTGACCAATGTCATGCTCGGCAGTACGGTGGGAGACGTGCTGTTCGAGGACAGTCCGGCAACCGCCGCGCGCGTCATGGCCAATCGCGCCGTCGTCTCCTCCGGCCTCGCCACCATGTCGACCGCCAACGAATGGATGCCGACCATCCGGGCCACGGTCTTCGGAATCATGTTATTCATGATGCCGATCGCGCTCCTGTTCATCCTCACCCCGATCAACCTGCGCGTCGCGTCGTTCGCGCTCGGTCTTTTCGTGTTCGTCGCGCTTTGGGGCGTGATCGACGCCGGCATCTATCAACTCACCTTGGGCCGCGCGACCGACGTGCTGGCCGAGATGCGCGCGAACAATGTCGCGGCCAACGCATGGATGCTCGCGCCCTCCTCCGCGATGAAGGCGCTCGCCATCTTCGGGAGCTTCCGCACGGCTGCGGCGGGACTTGCGGGCGCCTTCGTGTTCACCGTGTTCCGTTTTTCGGGCAACGTGTTCACCTCGTTCACCAGCGGCGCCCTCGGTGTCCAGGGACAGGGCACGGCCGCCGCCGCGCCGCTCGCCACAAGCGAGGGCTATGCGGGCGCGCTCGAGGCGCAGGCGACGGCGGCGGGCACCATGGCGCGGCGCGGTGCGGCGTCGAACTTCGGCGACTTCGGGGAGCGCTCGACCTTCGGCGCGAACCGGGCATTCGGCGCCGCAAGCCGGGTCCTCGGCGAGCACGGCGGCGGGGCGAACGGCACGGCCGCATTCGGCATGGGTGGGCTCGATAGCGCACGAGAACTGGGCGGGTTATCGCCAGCGCTCACTGGCCGTAGTCTGACCGATCCAGCGACCGTTCGCGCAGTGCGCGACAATGCCGCGACGACGGCGATCCATAATTTCGCGGAGAAGGATGCGCTGCGCGCGCTGGGCACGGGATATTTCGGCCAGGGACAGGCGGGCGAAGGTGCCTTTGCCGCCTTTACGCAACGGATGGTCCAGTGGAAGGCGTTCGGCGATACGCGCGCCTATGACATGATGTTGTCCGGCGCACAGCGGCATTTCGAGCGGAACGGCTACGACCAGAAGGACGCGGTACTGAAAGCTTCGACGGTGATCGCGCAGGCATCGGCCGATCCAACCTTCGCCAAGCTGATTGCCAACACCTTCGACCAGGAGCAGATGCTGCGGAACGACCTCACCGCCGCTCAGGTCCAGGTCGGCGCGATGGAAGGACGGCGCGATTTCGCGGGCGACAATGTGACGCGGATCGAGCGCGGCAATGTCGCGACCGAGCAGGCACACCGCACCGGCAGCAATGAGGGGCAGCGTAATGCCGCATCGATGCTCGGCCTCGGCGTGCAGGAAACCTCCCGTCGGATCGCCTTCATCAACGCCCTCTCGGGCGAAGCCCGCTCCACCGCCATTTCCCAGCTCTCCCGCGCAACTGGCCGCAACGAAGCGCAGGTGATGCGCGCGCTCGAAACCTACAATGCCGCTGTGCAGGTCGGCACCGCCGACGGCGCGACGGCCGAGGCTGCCCGGGAAGGCACCAGCGTCTACGGGCGCACACGCGAGGCGGCGGGCTACGACTTCGCCGAGCGGTCGGGCAAGCTCGATGCGCAGCGCGAGGTCGGCCATGATGGAACGCGCTCTGCGGCTCGGATCGGCGAGCAGCGTCGACAGGCCGACAATGCCGGCTTTGCCGAGGGTGCGGCGGCTGCGGGCATGTCGGTGCGGCAGGCGGCCCACCTCGATAGCTTCATTCGCACATTGTCGCAGGGTGCCGGCAATCAGGTCGATATGGCCGAAGGCGGCGCGGAAGGAATTGCCGATCGCGCACGTAACGAGCGGCTGACCCGGATCGTCGACAATGAGCGTCTGACCCGCATGCAGCAGCTGCTGGGCGAGCATGGCGTGCAGATGTCGAAACGGCAGATCGCCATGTCGCAGAATGGCGACCTTAGCCTCAACCTGACGCCCGAGACGGCGGCGCAGATGTGGCGCGGCGGTCTCATCAACGAGAGCCAGCTCGGGGCGATTGCCAATGGCGGGCGTGCGCGCTTTTCATTCGCTGACAATGACGTCCTTGTCTCCAGCTCGGTCGGCTTCCAGCAATCGGCGCGCAACGACACCAGCACGCGCTTCGAGGCGGGGAAACAGGCCGGGCCCGATACGATCGAGCATTTCCTGAGCAGCGGCGAGCAGGGCCAGGCCATGATGCAGAACTGGCTGCGCGGCGGGTTCGAGATGGATCGTCACGGCAACTGGCGGCTCAACCCGCAGGTGGCGGATACGCTCACGCGGGACGTGCAGGCGATCATCGCGCAGACCGGATGGCAGCGCGGGCTATCGCGGTCTGCGCAAGATCAGGTAACGATAGGCACGACGATCGGTGGCCACCTCGGTGGAAGTGTCGACACCCAGGAATCCGAAGCCATAGGCGGTCGCGGACAACCTACCGGCAAAGGCCAGCAGCCGAACCAAGCTTCGACCACCCAAAAGGGCCGGTCCACATCTGGGCGGGTTGGCGGGAGTTTGGGGTTCGAGAGCCGCGATGTTGGACTTAGCAATGAGACGGCGCAATCGTCCCTCGACATTGTCAACTATGACGTCCGCGAGGCCATCGCTGCCTCCGAACGAGCCGCGGCCCGGTCCAGCGATCCGGCTGCCACCTTCTCGCGCGAACTATCCGACCGTATTCTCGGTCCGGACGGCATGCGTAACCGCTACCTTCAGGACGCTGATTCCGGTCGAGCCACGTTCGACATCACCGGTCCGCTTACGTCGATCGAGCAAAACTCCGTTCTGAAAAGCGGAAGATTCTCGACCGACATCGACGGAAGCGCCGGGGATGGCGATAGCAGCTTCAAAAAGCGTTAG
- a CDS encoding conjugal transfer protein TraH, giving the protein MASARCRLTLLALPLLAVCGFASPASAQSWAESWFDNVTYTSPGSFEDQTRGYITAGGMSGRVDVHNDYLMSVTLPKIRAGCGGIDMFLGGMSFLDPDYLVQKLESILQAAPAVAFQYLLETLDEKMGNIISKMEAATNFLNSIQVNDCRLANRMVQIAKGDDNMSGIIEEMTGYKSVREGFSKSYQQSREKIQANQGNPTEDLKDALENCPAEVTDIFKTGSLLAHAAARVGASEWAGVMRARVGDVYMRWDATDRVPLFSAIPACPRQDTESVDDFLTGKVQTRAIAVPPTSTDCSVDGSGKGALILSRGRMESIAVKIRTRAALTPEERQFVANVRTLPVYRLLEWGVRQGMVESVIGDTDELVALTLAYQMLNDLTRSIDFAVSNAERGATAAGASDPGNAKVCQTRILSKGIEQLSGLRDEVLRQRAQMRQSYMAALESANLSANYAGVVRQRDRDARDAAGAAANRNR; this is encoded by the coding sequence ATGGCCTCCGCTCGTTGTCGTCTGACCTTGCTTGCCCTGCCGCTGCTGGCGGTCTGCGGCTTCGCTTCCCCCGCGTCCGCGCAAAGCTGGGCCGAGAGCTGGTTCGACAATGTTACTTACACCAGCCCCGGCAGCTTCGAGGATCAGACTCGCGGCTACATCACCGCGGGCGGCATGTCGGGCCGGGTCGACGTCCATAACGACTATCTGATGAGCGTCACGCTGCCGAAGATCAGGGCGGGCTGCGGCGGAATCGACATGTTCCTGGGGGGAATGAGTTTCCTCGATCCGGACTACCTCGTGCAAAAGCTCGAAAGCATCCTGCAGGCCGCGCCCGCCGTTGCTTTTCAATATCTACTCGAAACCCTTGATGAAAAGATGGGCAACATCATCTCGAAGATGGAGGCCGCGACCAACTTCCTGAACTCGATCCAGGTCAACGACTGCCGTCTCGCCAACCGCATGGTGCAGATCGCCAAGGGTGACGACAACATGTCCGGCATCATCGAGGAGATGACCGGCTATAAGTCGGTGCGCGAAGGTTTCTCGAAAAGCTATCAGCAGAGCCGTGAGAAAATCCAGGCCAATCAGGGCAATCCGACCGAGGATTTGAAGGACGCGCTCGAAAACTGCCCCGCCGAGGTCACCGACATCTTCAAGACCGGCTCGCTGCTCGCCCACGCCGCCGCGCGGGTCGGAGCATCCGAATGGGCCGGCGTTATGCGCGCGCGCGTCGGCGACGTCTATATGCGCTGGGACGCCACCGATCGCGTGCCTCTGTTTAGCGCGATCCCGGCCTGTCCACGGCAGGATACCGAGAGCGTGGACGATTTTCTAACGGGCAAGGTCCAGACCCGAGCCATCGCCGTGCCGCCAACCTCGACTGATTGTTCCGTGGACGGCAGCGGCAAGGGCGCACTGATCCTTTCGCGCGGACGGATGGAGTCAATTGCGGTCAAAATCCGCACCCGGGCTGCTCTGACGCCCGAGGAACGCCAGTTCGTCGCCAATGTCCGTACATTGCCGGTCTATCGCCTGCTGGAATGGGGCGTGCGGCAGGGCATGGTCGAGAGCGTGATCGGTGACACCGATGAACTGGTCGCCCTGACGCTCGCCTATCAGATGCTCAACGACCTCACGCGCAGCATCGACTTCGCGGTGTCCAATGCCGAACGCGGCGCGACGGCGGCAGGGGCCAGCGATCCCGGAAATGCCAAGGTCTGCCAGACGCGCATCCTCAGCAAGGGAATCGAGCAATTGAGCGGACTGCGCGACGAAGTGCTGCGCCAGCGCGCGCAGATGCGTCAGTCCTATATGGCAGCGCTTGAGTCGGCGAATCTCTCGGCCAACTATGCCGGGGTGGTTCGCCAGCGCGACCGCGATGCGCGTGATGCCGCCGGCGCCGCCGCCAACCGCAACCGCTGA
- a CDS encoding conjugal transfer protein TraF has protein sequence MSRAALLLAAALVPAMPAPAQAADQRTGYWWYQAPPGPADDEADPDALMKPAIPPMAELATWTPPKIRNLIEQQRDYAATVLTVDAVADFWRLQDFARRKARAFAGVTQIAMLQNPELNAKSANPMVGEARDQLSAQKDQVRRQYLRGRANEFALVMFSRSTCGYCRVQWPIVQRFQEEMGWQVTLIDIERRPELAQRFGVEITPTTMVIRRNSQQRMVIASGVEAYPNLIQTAYQAVRLLAGDIRPEQFLTGAGEEDGFFDALSAGPVSATDPRALGGDLVGASLEPQR, from the coding sequence GTGAGCCGGGCGGCCCTCCTGCTCGCGGCGGCGCTCGTGCCTGCCATGCCGGCCCCTGCACAAGCCGCCGACCAGCGCACCGGCTATTGGTGGTATCAGGCCCCGCCCGGCCCTGCGGATGATGAAGCCGATCCAGATGCGCTGATGAAGCCGGCGATCCCGCCGATGGCGGAGCTGGCGACATGGACACCACCGAAGATCAGGAATCTGATCGAGCAGCAACGCGACTATGCTGCGACCGTACTGACGGTCGATGCCGTGGCGGATTTCTGGCGGTTGCAGGATTTCGCGAGGCGCAAGGCGCGCGCCTTCGCGGGAGTCACCCAGATCGCCATGCTCCAAAATCCCGAACTCAACGCCAAGTCCGCCAATCCGATGGTCGGCGAGGCCCGCGACCAGCTTTCCGCGCAAAAGGATCAGGTCCGTCGCCAGTATCTGCGCGGCCGGGCCAACGAGTTCGCACTGGTCATGTTCTCGCGTTCGACTTGCGGCTATTGCCGCGTCCAGTGGCCGATCGTCCAGCGCTTCCAGGAGGAGATGGGCTGGCAGGTCACGCTTATTGACATCGAGCGCAGGCCCGAGCTGGCCCAGCGGTTCGGGGTCGAGATCACGCCGACGACGATGGTGATCAGGCGCAACAGCCAGCAGCGCATGGTGATCGCGAGCGGGGTCGAGGCTTATCCCAATCTCATCCAGACGGCCTATCAGGCGGTGCGGCTGCTTGCGGGTGATATCCGGCCCGAACAGTTCCTGACCGGGGCCGGCGAAGAGGACGGCTTTTTCGATGCCCTCTCGGCCGGGCCGGTGTCCGCAACCGATCCCCGCGCGCTTGGCGGCGATCTTGTCGGCGCGAGCCTGGAGCCGCAGCGGTGA
- a CDS encoding S26 family signal peptidase, with protein MLRLAFRAAKAGFVELKALPLKAAVALGSSGLGQPPRPKQLWKAFGIVLPVGLFTWWAIPQATIVMSPSIDAWLVRKAPGPIGRDDLVSFTLSHPLAGPKPVAVTKYAMCLPGDRISLIEKPSMTYGEWDGWYYCNGRLLGVSKPFGHDGQRLDHWQPDNGLILPGTIYVGSPHASGFDSRYYGPVEIGQLQRMEKLL; from the coding sequence ATGCTCAGGCTCGCCTTCAGGGCCGCTAAAGCCGGCTTCGTCGAATTGAAGGCGCTGCCGCTGAAGGCGGCGGTGGCGCTCGGCAGTTCGGGGCTCGGCCAGCCTCCGCGCCCGAAGCAACTGTGGAAGGCCTTTGGCATCGTGTTGCCGGTCGGCCTCTTCACCTGGTGGGCGATCCCGCAGGCGACGATCGTCATGAGCCCGTCGATCGACGCGTGGCTCGTCCGCAAGGCGCCGGGACCGATCGGCCGGGACGATCTCGTCTCGTTCACCTTGTCGCACCCGCTCGCCGGCCCCAAGCCGGTTGCTGTCACCAAATATGCCATGTGCCTCCCAGGGGACCGCATCTCGCTGATCGAGAAGCCGTCCATGACCTATGGCGAATGGGATGGCTGGTATTACTGCAACGGCAGGCTGCTTGGCGTCAGCAAGCCCTTCGGTCACGACGGTCAGCGTCTCGATCATTGGCAACCCGACAACGGTCTCATCCTGCCCGGAACAATCTATGTCGGATCACCGCACGCGAGCGGATTCGACAGCCGTTACTATGGTCCGGTCGAAATCGGACAACTCCAACGCATGGAGAAACTGCTGTGA
- a CDS encoding type-F conjugative transfer system pilin assembly protein TrbC, protein MPICRPSASSVRPLAAAMAMLVSASALAQDNPRPDNARDGAAAQGEAALDRLERATAARKQEAETRGPTSLPTPSEESRRRAFEGLRKRAPSPAMDARARTAMDKAKEAMAAEREAMALRLGQALGLEAPDMEAVVGITAPPSAKGWVPVLFVSSSMPVTTLRTYAGQLERVGGVLAFRGMPGGLTKVAPMAKLSAEILRHDPGCEGPACAMRDVQLIVDPLIFRQHSVTRVPALAMVPGDPALPYCEREDDSPRAAHVVYGDAALSGLLEEYARLGGKKEVSDAQARLQGR, encoded by the coding sequence ATGCCCATATGCAGGCCATCGGCCAGTAGCGTGCGGCCTCTCGCCGCCGCGATGGCGATGCTCGTCTCCGCTTCCGCTCTGGCGCAGGACAACCCTCGCCCGGACAATGCGCGTGATGGGGCAGCAGCGCAAGGTGAGGCCGCACTCGACCGGCTCGAACGCGCCACGGCCGCCCGAAAGCAGGAAGCGGAAACGCGCGGTCCGACGTCACTGCCGACGCCATCGGAAGAATCCCGCCGCCGCGCCTTTGAAGGCCTGCGCAAGCGTGCCCCGTCCCCTGCGATGGACGCCCGCGCGCGTACAGCCATGGACAAGGCCAAGGAGGCTATGGCGGCCGAACGCGAAGCAATGGCACTTCGCCTTGGCCAAGCTCTCGGCCTCGAAGCGCCCGACATGGAGGCGGTCGTCGGCATCACCGCGCCGCCGAGCGCCAAAGGCTGGGTGCCGGTGCTGTTCGTGTCCTCGTCCATGCCGGTGACAACGCTGCGGACCTACGCAGGGCAACTTGAACGGGTCGGCGGCGTGCTCGCCTTTCGCGGAATGCCGGGCGGACTCACGAAGGTCGCCCCGATGGCGAAGCTCTCGGCCGAGATCCTGCGCCATGATCCCGGCTGCGAAGGCCCGGCCTGCGCGATGCGCGACGTGCAGTTGATCGTCGATCCACTGATCTTCCGTCAGCACAGTGTCACCCGCGTTCCAGCGCTCGCCATGGTGCCGGGCGATCCCGCCCTGCCCTATTGCGAGCGCGAGGATGACAGCCCGCGCGCGGCCCATGTCGTCTATGGCGACGCGGCGCTTTCCGGACTTCTCGAAGAATATGCCCGCCTCGGCGGAAAGAAGGAGGTCAGCGATGCTCAGGCTCGCCTTCAGGGCCGCTAA